One Sphingomonas sp. BT-65 genomic window carries:
- a CDS encoding VIT domain-containing protein translates to MPYRSPTAPPGPIALLFGSGLPAAAILIELVTGWCAGAFFDPLPSFAHLLLVSAVPIVNLLVWMMLRSGAAAPKWLGLAAGAAIAVAATYSLPFLPILPIAIVAIIFFGIGLLPFAPLIAAALTIRWLRRVELWEAPMGRWVALGVGTGLLLLTAADLPATAVHLALNRYAGSAADQTAAVRLMRAVGNRDMLLRIAHGGDARATGLVSWLVSSWRDGAWGRSRANGEDARELYYRVTGEAFNARPLPTGGLAARHRWLRFDEDLGGEQVGARVEGLSLASSRIDVAAAPADNLAYTEWTLEVANAADVQNEARFTLAMPEGAVASRATLWVNGEPREASIAGRAETRAAYSKVVNARRDPLLVTTAGAGRLLVQAFPIQPRDRIKLRIGYTAPFAIAADGRRTQAFPAIVERNFEIDGELRHNGWVASDAPLRWAAGMPSLTRAPLRGAFRDAELLASRPRFETTRLAAPSLRTGEIGGREPIAIEQHIRRIAGHSSALMLVLDGSAQMAEAGAALTRALDALPARLPVGLVIVADATSTVDPAPWSPTQRARIVAALSEASYRGGQDNLPALTDAFARAGTSGGTVLWVHGAQPVDFARSSAALGQLLERGERLPQLIRYQTSPGRAFTVQAAPLFEQARMVTPGADMTADLRAILAGMSGPSWRTDYRRVPATGAPASAHLVRLWAARELSDDGGATGEARDRAILLAHRLNVITPVSGAVVLETDVDYKNNDLPVPSAGDVPTIPEPEVWALLIILASCAAWMLRRRFASPGLRFA, encoded by the coding sequence ATGCCCTATCGATCACCCACCGCCCCACCTGGACCAATCGCGCTGCTGTTCGGAAGTGGATTGCCCGCCGCGGCGATATTGATCGAGCTGGTGACAGGCTGGTGCGCCGGGGCCTTCTTCGATCCGTTGCCCAGCTTCGCCCACTTGCTGCTGGTCAGCGCCGTGCCGATCGTCAATCTGCTGGTCTGGATGATGCTCCGCAGCGGGGCGGCCGCACCGAAATGGCTTGGGCTGGCGGCCGGGGCGGCAATTGCCGTCGCCGCGACCTATTCGTTGCCGTTTCTTCCGATCCTCCCGATCGCGATAGTCGCGATCATTTTCTTCGGGATTGGCCTGCTGCCCTTCGCGCCTCTGATCGCCGCCGCGCTGACGATCCGCTGGCTGCGGCGGGTCGAGCTATGGGAGGCCCCGATGGGGCGATGGGTCGCGCTTGGCGTCGGTACCGGCCTGCTGCTGTTGACCGCGGCGGATTTGCCGGCGACGGCGGTGCATCTCGCGCTCAACCGTTATGCCGGGTCGGCGGCGGACCAAACCGCCGCGGTCCGGCTTATGCGCGCCGTCGGCAATCGCGACATGCTGTTGCGGATCGCGCATGGCGGCGACGCCCGGGCCACCGGCCTGGTCAGCTGGCTGGTGTCGTCGTGGCGGGACGGCGCCTGGGGTCGCTCCCGCGCCAATGGCGAGGACGCGCGCGAGCTCTATTACCGCGTGACGGGCGAGGCGTTCAATGCGCGACCGCTGCCGACCGGCGGTCTTGCCGCTCGGCATCGCTGGCTTCGCTTCGACGAAGATCTCGGCGGCGAGCAGGTGGGCGCCCGGGTCGAGGGCCTCTCGCTCGCGAGCTCGCGTATCGATGTCGCGGCGGCGCCGGCGGACAATCTCGCCTACACGGAATGGACGCTGGAGGTCGCCAACGCCGCCGACGTGCAAAACGAGGCGCGCTTTACGCTCGCCATGCCCGAGGGCGCGGTGGCGTCGCGTGCGACGCTGTGGGTCAATGGCGAGCCGCGCGAGGCCAGCATCGCGGGCCGTGCCGAAACCCGTGCCGCTTATTCCAAGGTGGTCAATGCGCGGCGCGATCCGCTGCTGGTGACCACCGCCGGCGCCGGGCGGCTGCTGGTCCAGGCGTTTCCGATCCAGCCGCGCGACCGGATCAAGCTGCGGATCGGCTATACCGCACCTTTCGCGATCGCCGCCGATGGACGGCGCACCCAGGCCTTCCCCGCCATCGTCGAGCGCAATTTCGAGATCGACGGCGAGCTCCGGCACAATGGCTGGGTCGCGAGCGATGCGCCGCTGCGCTGGGCGGCGGGAATGCCGTCGCTGACGCGCGCGCCGCTGCGGGGCGCGTTTCGCGATGCCGAGCTGCTAGCCTCGCGCCCACGCTTCGAGACGACCAGGCTGGCCGCCCCCTCGCTGCGCACCGGCGAGATCGGCGGACGGGAGCCGATCGCGATCGAGCAGCACATCCGCCGGATCGCCGGGCACTCGTCGGCGCTGATGCTCGTGCTCGACGGATCGGCGCAAATGGCGGAGGCCGGGGCCGCGCTGACACGGGCGCTGGACGCGCTGCCCGCCCGGCTGCCGGTCGGGTTGGTCATCGTCGCGGACGCGACATCGACCGTCGATCCCGCACCCTGGTCGCCAACGCAACGGGCGCGCATCGTCGCTGCGCTGAGCGAGGCGAGCTATCGCGGCGGGCAGGACAATCTGCCGGCGTTGACCGACGCGTTCGCCCGCGCCGGCACGAGCGGCGGCACGGTCCTGTGGGTTCACGGCGCGCAGCCGGTCGATTTCGCCCGTTCGAGCGCCGCGCTCGGGCAGCTTCTCGAGCGCGGAGAGCGCCTGCCGCAGCTGATCCGCTACCAGACCTCGCCCGGCCGTGCGTTCACGGTGCAGGCTGCGCCACTATTCGAACAGGCGCGGATGGTCACGCCGGGCGCGGACATGACGGCCGACCTACGCGCGATCCTCGCCGGCATGTCCGGCCCGTCGTGGCGGACGGACTATCGCCGCGTGCCCGCCACAGGCGCACCGGCCTCCGCTCATCTCGTGCGGCTATGGGCCGCGCGCGAGCTGTCCGACGACGGCGGCGCGACCGGCGAGGCCCGCGACCGCGCGATCCTGCTGGCGCACCGCCTCAACGTGATCACCCCGGTCAGCGGCGCGGTGGTGCTGGAGACGGATGTGGACTACAAGAATAACGACCTGCCGGTCCCTAGCGCCGGCGACGTTCCAACCATTCCCGAACCGGAGGTCTGGGCGCTGCTCATCATCCTTGCCTCCTGTGCGGCGTGGATGCTGCGGCGACGATTCGCGTCGCCAGGGTTGCGCTTCGCATGA
- a CDS encoding DUF1851 domain-containing protein, which yields MGIGDWFRRGKRKDEDVQLISVELTSIGGPPELDYLFIEIPEVDVIRAIDGWKWLPLKGLTAIAVSAFGEVFLRDSAGVIHQIDTIEGKLSKAANSLPELAAMLQDAEARDNLLFAGLVIGARRRGLILEPGECYDFRLAPIVGGNMGVDEMQKLSFVVKLHIAGQLHEQVKDLPPGTRISNVNISS from the coding sequence ATGGGCATTGGCGATTGGTTCCGACGCGGCAAGCGCAAGGATGAAGATGTCCAGCTCATTTCCGTCGAACTGACGTCAATCGGCGGGCCGCCCGAGCTCGATTACCTCTTCATAGAAATACCAGAAGTCGACGTCATTCGGGCAATCGATGGGTGGAAATGGCTCCCCTTAAAGGGTCTCACGGCTATCGCGGTGTCGGCGTTCGGCGAGGTGTTTCTCCGCGACAGCGCCGGTGTCATCCATCAAATCGACACCATTGAAGGAAAGCTTTCGAAGGCCGCCAACTCTCTTCCTGAGCTAGCCGCCATGCTTCAAGATGCAGAGGCAAGGGACAACCTGTTGTTTGCGGGACTGGTAATTGGCGCTCGCAGGAGGGGGCTAATTCTCGAACCGGGCGAGTGTTACGATTTCAGACTTGCTCCCATTGTCGGCGGGAACATGGGCGTTGATGAAATGCAGAAACTGTCATTCGTCGTGAAGCTTCACATCGCGGGTCAGCTCCACGAGCAAGTCAAGGACCTGCCGCCGGGAACTCGGATCAGCAACGTTAACATCTCATCCTAA
- a CDS encoding HEPN domain-containing protein translates to MRTDLDHLPPAKQRELEHVVEILFEEFRAANENATARRKGAQILKIILFGSYARGDWIDAPLSANQYKSDYDLLVIVNQAELVDRAAYWAKAEERLVRAYTIEKTLRTPVNFIVHSLREVNDGLAHGRVFFMELARDGIALYDSDGSELHQPKPKTPAQALAAAKEYFEEHMGNSAGFLKIFRFCMSEGDWKRAAFLLHQATENLYQGVLLTLTFYTPYNHNIAFLRSLAEGLDRRLFGIWPETTRRERAMFQKLKEAYTKARYSRHYRISEEELNWLGARVEELGQGVHQVCSEKIAELEKAVA, encoded by the coding sequence ATGCGCACCGATCTTGACCATCTTCCCCCTGCCAAGCAGCGCGAGCTGGAGCACGTGGTTGAGATCTTGTTCGAGGAGTTCCGCGCTGCGAACGAGAACGCCACAGCGCGCCGCAAAGGCGCGCAAATCCTCAAGATCATCCTGTTTGGCAGCTATGCGCGTGGCGACTGGATCGACGCGCCCCTGTCAGCCAACCAGTACAAATCCGACTATGATCTGTTGGTGATCGTTAATCAGGCAGAACTTGTCGATCGCGCCGCTTATTGGGCTAAGGCGGAGGAGCGACTGGTTCGCGCTTACACGATCGAGAAGACGCTGAGGACGCCGGTCAACTTCATCGTGCATTCCCTGCGTGAGGTGAACGACGGACTCGCCCACGGCCGCGTGTTCTTCATGGAGCTCGCGAGAGACGGCATAGCGCTCTACGACAGCGACGGCAGTGAACTGCATCAGCCCAAACCAAAAACACCCGCACAGGCTCTTGCTGCCGCCAAGGAGTATTTTGAGGAGCACATGGGGAATTCCGCTGGCTTCCTCAAAATTTTTCGCTTCTGTATGTCGGAGGGCGATTGGAAGCGGGCCGCCTTCCTCCTGCATCAGGCCACGGAAAATCTATATCAGGGCGTGCTGCTGACCCTGACCTTCTACACGCCATATAATCACAACATTGCTTTCCTTCGCTCGCTGGCAGAGGGGCTCGATCGGCGTCTTTTCGGTATTTGGCCTGAGACCACCCGCCGCGAGCGGGCGATGTTCCAGAAGCTCAAGGAAGCGTACACCAAGGCGCGCTACTCCAGGCATTACCGGATCAGCGAAGAGGAACTGAATTGGCTCGGCGCTCGCGTCGAGGAGTTAGGCCAGGGCGTCCATCAAGTCTGCTCGGAGAAGATCGCCGAACTCGAGAAGGCGGTTGCCTAG
- a CDS encoding AlpA family transcriptional regulator, whose translation MSSVERIIRLKTVLARTGLSRTTLYRKMGEGTFPQRVKISVHGAGWHESAVNRWIANPATWREKGAGSEMQ comes from the coding sequence ATGTCCAGCGTTGAAAGAATCATCCGTCTCAAGACTGTGCTCGCCCGCACTGGTCTTTCCCGCACCACCCTCTACCGAAAGATGGGCGAGGGCACGTTTCCCCAGCGAGTGAAGATCAGCGTCCATGGTGCCGGATGGCACGAGTCAGCCGTCAACCGTTGGATCGCCAACCCGGCGACCTGGCGCGAGAAGGGCGCCGGGAGCGAGATGCAATGA
- a CDS encoding integrase arm-type DNA-binding domain-containing protein, protein MALSVVAIKAAKGRAKPYKLTDSDGLYLLVAPSGARYWRMNYRHLGKQKTLAFGVWPDTGLADAREQRDAARKVLARGEDPGEKIKLERIAASVAASNSFKAVADEWLVKVEKEDRSVVTMKKLRWLLDFVNESIGKRPIASISAQELLIMLRKMESKGKYETAKRLRSACSQVFRYAIATARAERDVAADLRGALIAPKPVHRAAITGPKEAGGLLRAIEAFEGHPNTKAALRLLPHVFVRPGELRHAEWSDFDFDKALWTIPPHKTKMRRAHTIPLSRQALAILETIEHDTDYSRFLFPSLRSVDRPMSENTINAALRRMGFTQDEMTGHGFRAMAATLLNEMGLWHPDAIERQLAHSDNNAVRRAYTRGEYWDERVKMMQHWSDHLDFLRDGAKVFKGRFGKAKAGK, encoded by the coding sequence ATGGCGCTTTCCGTTGTGGCGATCAAAGCGGCCAAAGGCCGCGCCAAGCCCTACAAGCTGACCGACAGCGACGGCCTCTATCTGCTGGTGGCGCCTAGCGGTGCACGCTACTGGCGGATGAACTATCGCCATCTCGGCAAGCAGAAGACACTGGCGTTCGGCGTGTGGCCCGACACCGGTCTTGCCGACGCTCGCGAGCAGCGCGACGCGGCCCGCAAGGTTCTCGCGCGCGGCGAAGATCCTGGAGAGAAGATCAAGCTTGAGCGGATCGCCGCGAGCGTCGCCGCCTCCAACAGCTTCAAGGCGGTCGCCGACGAATGGCTGGTGAAGGTCGAGAAGGAAGACCGTTCGGTCGTCACCATGAAGAAGCTGCGCTGGCTACTGGACTTCGTCAACGAGTCCATCGGCAAGCGCCCCATCGCATCGATCTCCGCGCAGGAGCTGCTGATCATGCTGCGCAAGATGGAGAGCAAGGGTAAATATGAGACGGCCAAGCGGCTGCGCAGCGCGTGCAGCCAAGTGTTCCGCTACGCCATCGCCACGGCCCGCGCCGAGCGCGACGTTGCCGCCGATCTGCGCGGCGCCCTGATCGCTCCCAAGCCGGTCCACCGGGCCGCAATCACCGGCCCCAAGGAAGCAGGTGGCTTGCTCCGCGCCATCGAGGCGTTCGAAGGGCATCCCAACACCAAGGCGGCGCTGCGGCTCTTGCCGCATGTGTTCGTGCGGCCCGGCGAGCTGCGTCATGCCGAATGGAGCGACTTCGATTTCGACAAGGCGCTTTGGACGATCCCGCCGCACAAGACCAAGATGCGGCGGGCGCATACCATCCCCCTCTCCCGCCAAGCGCTCGCTATCCTCGAAACCATCGAGCACGACACGGATTATAGCCGCTTCCTGTTCCCCTCCCTGCGTTCGGTTGACCGGCCGATGTCGGAGAACACGATCAATGCGGCACTGCGCCGCATGGGCTTCACACAGGACGAGATGACCGGTCACGGCTTCCGCGCCATGGCGGCGACGCTGCTCAACGAAATGGGCCTATGGCATCCCGACGCGATCGAACGGCAGCTTGCCCACTCTGACAACAATGCCGTGCGCCGCGCCTACACGCGCGGCGAATATTGGGACGAGCGCGTCAAGATGATGCAGCACTGGTCCGACCATCTCGACTTTCTCCGCGACGGCGCGAAGGTGTTCAAGGGCAGGTTCGGGAAGGCGAAGGCCGGGAAATGA